A genomic segment from Bombus huntii isolate Logan2020A chromosome 13, iyBomHunt1.1, whole genome shotgun sequence encodes:
- the LOC126872405 gene encoding atrial natriuretic peptide-converting enzyme-like isoform X2 has product MTVAMEHKRKSSWDSKISVSTVSTRRFSRAGTPSSILSSDSDIRFTRKLGGQYRCGCCVLAAFLLFLLFSGVSIYLGYTFLTSDPPGDQIFLATFRVIEGDSFVSELADPSTEAFRIRAREYRDRLNLIFRRSWLRISFLAVEILALDGSEGENLAVHFEIRFDPRYQTISTADVVEILRREIDPTTSKYLTNLTIDSQSLEVQESLTALNAQVAQQTTVSTPPPTTTPPPPRRCTSLDLSYCKHLPYNVTSYPNILGHRSLADVEEDVIAFRELVDAECYRLAYDFVCQVLQPACVSNQPEDLLQLPCRSFCREFWSGCGSRLPDRIKRLLDCSNFPEYADQGGCRAKPGCVQALQAKALSPRICDGVIDCPDLSDEKNCAYCRDGHMHCGVGRTCIPRSKRCDGKADCANGSDEKDCLSLAPSIRSVKSQPSDTPFAAKYNSEGYVVFNEKGTIGKLCTANLNATLPGTEMETVLQTAASSLCSLLTYTGVKSVEVRIDDEEDVQYVHMEDPSATEITFVRAPCPSKEVMYVRCSELECGVQSLHAKSGSRGLNKMAEPGDWPWHVALFKEDVHVCDATLVAENWLITTASCFQGQPKAEWSARMGTVRLSSTSPWQQERRIVGMIKSPVEGSTTVLLKLDRPVTMFSDFVRPVCLPSSQDRPMNATHCNTLGWARNRDLLQRVQLKHSAMEQCENISIASVNSVCTEPAYSTDDCNEEEVAGSPMLCLQPDDRRWALTGVGSWRIACSKAGVERPRLYDKISSNIAWIKSTIE; this is encoded by the exons ATGACCGTCGCGATGGAGCACAAGCGTAAGAGCTCGTGGGATTCGAAG ATATCAGTAAGCACGGTAAGCACGAGAAGATTCAGCCGTGCAGGAACGCCGAGTTCGATCCTGTCGTCGGACAGTGACATTCGATTTACGAGGAAACTCGGTGGACAGTATCGTTGCGGATGCTGCGTGTTAGCCGCATTCTTGCTTTTCCTCCTCTTCTCTGGAGTCTCCATATATCTTGGCT ACACGTTCCTAACATCGGATCCCCCGGGTGATCAGATTTTCTTGGCGACATTCCGAGTGATCGAAGGTGATTCCTTCGTTTCGGAATTGGCAGACCCCTCCACCGAAGCCTTTCGAATACGAGCACGGGAGTATCGCGATCGACTTAATCTTATCTTCCGCCGCAGCTGGCTGAGAATCTCTTTCCTCGCTGTGGAGATACTGGCGCTCGATGG ATCCGAAGGTGAGAATTTGGCCGTACATTTCGAGATTCGATTCGATCCACGATACCAGACAATCAGCACTGCCGATGTCGTGGAAATTCTTAGACGGGAGATCGATCCTACAACCtcgaaatatttaacaaatctAACGATCGACTCGCAGAGCCTCGAAGTTCAAGAGAGCTTGACAGCTCTAAACGCTCAAGTAGCTCAACAAACGACAGTTTCGACGCCACCACCGACCACCACACCACCGCCTCCTAGAAGATGCACCAGTTTGGATTTATCTTACTGCAAACATCTGCCATACAACGTTACTTCGTATCCGAATATATTGGGACACCGTTCATTGGCCGACGTGGAGGAGGACGTGATCGCTTTCAG GGAGCTAGTGGATGCGGAATGTTACCGATTAGCGTACGACTTTGTGTGCCAAGTATTGCAACCAGCCTGCGTATCGAACCAACCGGAAGACCTGCTACAGCTGCCATGTAGAAGTTTCTGCAGAGAATTCTGGAGCGGATGCGGCAGCCGACTTCCGGACAGAATTAAACGCCTACTGGATTGTTCGAATTTCCCGGAGTACGCGGACCAAGGTGGTTGCAGAGCAAAGCCAG GATGCGTGCAAGCACTTCAAGCGAAAGCATTGTCACCGAGAATTTGCGACGGCGTGATCGATTGCCCTGACCTTTCCGACGAGAAAAATTGCGCTTATTGTCGCGACGGTCATATGCATTGCGGCGTAGGTAGAACTTGCATTCCACGTAGCAAGAGATGCGATGGAAAAGCGGACTGCGCCAACGGCAGTGATGAAAAAGATTGTC tatCTCTAGCACCAAGTATTCGATCCGTGAAATCACAACCTTCGGATACACCGTTTGCCGCAAAGTATAACAGCGAAGGGTACGTGGTGTTCAACGAGAAGGGTACTATCGGAAAGCTTTGCACCGCAAATCTGAACGCGACACTGCCAGGAACGGAAATGGAAACCGTTCTCCAAACTGCCGCCAGCTCCCTGTGCAGCTTACTGACTTACAC AGGGGTAAAGTCCGTGGAAGTTCGAATCGACGACGAAGAGGATGTTCAATACGTACATATGGAGGATCCGTCGGCAACAGAGATTACGTTTGTTAGAGCTCCCTGTCCGAGCAAGGAAGTCATGTACGTCCGATGCTCTGAATTGG AGTGCGGTGTACAATCTCTACATGCAAAGAGCGGTAGCCGGGGACTTAATAAAATGGCCGAGCCAGGAGATTGGCCTTGGCACGTGGCTCTGTTCAAGGAAGATGTACACGTATGCGATGCTACGCTCGTGGCGGAAAATTGGTTGATTACAACGGCGTCCTGTTTTCAAGG TCAGCCAAAGGCAGAATGGTCCGCAAGAATGGGTACTGTACGCCTCTCGAGCACGTCGCCGTGGCAACAAGAACGTAGAATCGTGGGTATGATTAAATCGCCGGTAGAAGGGAGTACGACTGTCCTATTGAAACTCGATCGACCTGTTACCATGTTTTCGGATTTCGTAAGACCCGTATGTTTGCCTTCGAGTCAGGATCGACCAATGAATGCTACTCATTGCAACACCCTCGGATGGGCCAGAAATC GAGATTTACTACAAAGGGTACAGCTTAAGCACAGCGCGATGGAACAATGCGAAAACATCAGTATCGCGTCCGTGAATAGCGTCTGCACAGAACCGGCCTATTCTACTGACGATTGTAAC GAAGAAGAGGTCGCCGGCAGTCCTATGTTATGTCTTCAGCCGGATGATCGTAGATGGGCGCTAACAGGTGTCGGAAGTTGGCGAATAGCTTGCTCGAAAGCTGGTGTCGAAAGGCCACGATTATACGATAAAATTTCCTCGAATATCGCTTGGATAAAATCTACGATAGAATAg
- the LOC126872405 gene encoding atrial natriuretic peptide-converting enzyme-like isoform X1 has translation MSFDSNRGSLKSKVPSSFSVDEKDCSKFAEYTGLIELSLTTFFIFLHASSDESTFLFQISVSTVSTRRFSRAGTPSSILSSDSDIRFTRKLGGQYRCGCCVLAAFLLFLLFSGVSIYLGYTFLTSDPPGDQIFLATFRVIEGDSFVSELADPSTEAFRIRAREYRDRLNLIFRRSWLRISFLAVEILALDGSEGENLAVHFEIRFDPRYQTISTADVVEILRREIDPTTSKYLTNLTIDSQSLEVQESLTALNAQVAQQTTVSTPPPTTTPPPPRRCTSLDLSYCKHLPYNVTSYPNILGHRSLADVEEDVIAFRELVDAECYRLAYDFVCQVLQPACVSNQPEDLLQLPCRSFCREFWSGCGSRLPDRIKRLLDCSNFPEYADQGGCRAKPGCVQALQAKALSPRICDGVIDCPDLSDEKNCAYCRDGHMHCGVGRTCIPRSKRCDGKADCANGSDEKDCLSLAPSIRSVKSQPSDTPFAAKYNSEGYVVFNEKGTIGKLCTANLNATLPGTEMETVLQTAASSLCSLLTYTGVKSVEVRIDDEEDVQYVHMEDPSATEITFVRAPCPSKEVMYVRCSELECGVQSLHAKSGSRGLNKMAEPGDWPWHVALFKEDVHVCDATLVAENWLITTASCFQGQPKAEWSARMGTVRLSSTSPWQQERRIVGMIKSPVEGSTTVLLKLDRPVTMFSDFVRPVCLPSSQDRPMNATHCNTLGWARNRDLLQRVQLKHSAMEQCENISIASVNSVCTEPAYSTDDCNEEEVAGSPMLCLQPDDRRWALTGVGSWRIACSKAGVERPRLYDKISSNIAWIKSTIE, from the exons ATGTCGTTCGATAGTAATCGTGGAAGCTTAAAATCTAAAGTTCCCTCTTCTTTCTCAGTCGACGAAAAGGATTGTTCAAAATTCGCCGAGTACACAGGGTTGATCGAGCTTTCTCTTACAACCTTTTTCATCTTTCTTCACGCTAGCAGCGACGAATCGACCTTTCTTTTTCAGATATCAGTAAGCACGGTAAGCACGAGAAGATTCAGCCGTGCAGGAACGCCGAGTTCGATCCTGTCGTCGGACAGTGACATTCGATTTACGAGGAAACTCGGTGGACAGTATCGTTGCGGATGCTGCGTGTTAGCCGCATTCTTGCTTTTCCTCCTCTTCTCTGGAGTCTCCATATATCTTGGCT ACACGTTCCTAACATCGGATCCCCCGGGTGATCAGATTTTCTTGGCGACATTCCGAGTGATCGAAGGTGATTCCTTCGTTTCGGAATTGGCAGACCCCTCCACCGAAGCCTTTCGAATACGAGCACGGGAGTATCGCGATCGACTTAATCTTATCTTCCGCCGCAGCTGGCTGAGAATCTCTTTCCTCGCTGTGGAGATACTGGCGCTCGATGG ATCCGAAGGTGAGAATTTGGCCGTACATTTCGAGATTCGATTCGATCCACGATACCAGACAATCAGCACTGCCGATGTCGTGGAAATTCTTAGACGGGAGATCGATCCTACAACCtcgaaatatttaacaaatctAACGATCGACTCGCAGAGCCTCGAAGTTCAAGAGAGCTTGACAGCTCTAAACGCTCAAGTAGCTCAACAAACGACAGTTTCGACGCCACCACCGACCACCACACCACCGCCTCCTAGAAGATGCACCAGTTTGGATTTATCTTACTGCAAACATCTGCCATACAACGTTACTTCGTATCCGAATATATTGGGACACCGTTCATTGGCCGACGTGGAGGAGGACGTGATCGCTTTCAG GGAGCTAGTGGATGCGGAATGTTACCGATTAGCGTACGACTTTGTGTGCCAAGTATTGCAACCAGCCTGCGTATCGAACCAACCGGAAGACCTGCTACAGCTGCCATGTAGAAGTTTCTGCAGAGAATTCTGGAGCGGATGCGGCAGCCGACTTCCGGACAGAATTAAACGCCTACTGGATTGTTCGAATTTCCCGGAGTACGCGGACCAAGGTGGTTGCAGAGCAAAGCCAG GATGCGTGCAAGCACTTCAAGCGAAAGCATTGTCACCGAGAATTTGCGACGGCGTGATCGATTGCCCTGACCTTTCCGACGAGAAAAATTGCGCTTATTGTCGCGACGGTCATATGCATTGCGGCGTAGGTAGAACTTGCATTCCACGTAGCAAGAGATGCGATGGAAAAGCGGACTGCGCCAACGGCAGTGATGAAAAAGATTGTC tatCTCTAGCACCAAGTATTCGATCCGTGAAATCACAACCTTCGGATACACCGTTTGCCGCAAAGTATAACAGCGAAGGGTACGTGGTGTTCAACGAGAAGGGTACTATCGGAAAGCTTTGCACCGCAAATCTGAACGCGACACTGCCAGGAACGGAAATGGAAACCGTTCTCCAAACTGCCGCCAGCTCCCTGTGCAGCTTACTGACTTACAC AGGGGTAAAGTCCGTGGAAGTTCGAATCGACGACGAAGAGGATGTTCAATACGTACATATGGAGGATCCGTCGGCAACAGAGATTACGTTTGTTAGAGCTCCCTGTCCGAGCAAGGAAGTCATGTACGTCCGATGCTCTGAATTGG AGTGCGGTGTACAATCTCTACATGCAAAGAGCGGTAGCCGGGGACTTAATAAAATGGCCGAGCCAGGAGATTGGCCTTGGCACGTGGCTCTGTTCAAGGAAGATGTACACGTATGCGATGCTACGCTCGTGGCGGAAAATTGGTTGATTACAACGGCGTCCTGTTTTCAAGG TCAGCCAAAGGCAGAATGGTCCGCAAGAATGGGTACTGTACGCCTCTCGAGCACGTCGCCGTGGCAACAAGAACGTAGAATCGTGGGTATGATTAAATCGCCGGTAGAAGGGAGTACGACTGTCCTATTGAAACTCGATCGACCTGTTACCATGTTTTCGGATTTCGTAAGACCCGTATGTTTGCCTTCGAGTCAGGATCGACCAATGAATGCTACTCATTGCAACACCCTCGGATGGGCCAGAAATC GAGATTTACTACAAAGGGTACAGCTTAAGCACAGCGCGATGGAACAATGCGAAAACATCAGTATCGCGTCCGTGAATAGCGTCTGCACAGAACCGGCCTATTCTACTGACGATTGTAAC GAAGAAGAGGTCGCCGGCAGTCCTATGTTATGTCTTCAGCCGGATGATCGTAGATGGGCGCTAACAGGTGTCGGAAGTTGGCGAATAGCTTGCTCGAAAGCTGGTGTCGAAAGGCCACGATTATACGATAAAATTTCCTCGAATATCGCTTGGATAAAATCTACGATAGAATAg
- the LOC126872596 gene encoding pyridoxine/pyridoxamine 5'-phosphate oxidase — protein MKRLYFRDCKVSARNVVLREFDNDGFVIVTDSRSKKIDNIDNVPYAAMCFLWYHVNEQQQKIMKQVRVEGTMKRLEKESFKHLYDREPLFCKIRSHICNQGRDVNWEELKQRHDEILDSVRRGENDLPMPDHFVGYKLFPTMMEFYFGGDCLIADRILYQKGASNDSWENHHIAA, from the exons ATGAAACGTCTTTATTTTAGAGACTGTAAGGTGTCTGCGAGGAATGTCGTTCTGCGAGAATTCGATAACGATGGTTTCGTAATCGTAACGGACAGTCGCAGCAAGAAAATCGACAATATA GACAATGTTCCATACGCTGCCATGTGTTTCCTTTGGTATCATGTAAACGAACAGCAGCAAAAAATCATGAAACAA GTGAGAGTGGAAGGTACCATGAAGAGATTAGAGAAAGAAAGTTTCAAGCATCTATACGACAGAGAGCCCTTGTTTTGCAAGATACGATCCCATATATGCAATCAAGGACGCGATGTCAATTGGGAAGAACTGAAGCAACGACACGATGAAATATTAGACTCGGTTCGTAGAGGGGAGAATGATTTACCGATGCCGGATCATTT CGTTGGATATAAACTCTTTCCGACGATgatggaattttatttcgGGGGGGATTGTCTTATAGCCGATCGTATTTTATATCAGAAAGGTGCATCGAACGATTCTTGGGAGAATCATCATATAGCTGCATAA